The following coding sequences lie in one Musa acuminata AAA Group cultivar baxijiao chromosome BXJ3-1, Cavendish_Baxijiao_AAA, whole genome shotgun sequence genomic window:
- the LOC135629281 gene encoding cell division cycle 20.2, cofactor of APC complex-like — MSSSRSRRVEYDRFIPFRSAMDMDYARFALTGPSRPQRDGSRESPSSVAYQKLLDECILKNRSRILAFKTAPEASASKLPEFDEPIRRQKKQQRRIPKEPERVLVIHGLLDDNVLNLLDWGSNNVLAIGLEDAVYLWDAANESTKLLQPEEDRGPITCIRWSPDCAVLAVAFGNSDLSLIDPATGHVVDGMEDENQAPVLSLAWRSNSILTVGRFDGTVVDYDFRKDDMFICFYNGHRRGVCSLKWSVLSGRYLASGGQDKLVRIWDACMPVSRDHPRQRQWLHRISSHTSIVKVVDWCPTQSNLLASGGGCNDHCVKFWNTVNGACLNSIDAGSEVCALLWDKNKSELLTSHGSPNNQLTLWNYPSMTRVAKVSGHSSRVLSLAGSPLGGVVASAAADETVKFWNIFETPKITKPELPFAQFNVIIR, encoded by the coding sequence atgtcttcttcgcgttcTAGGCGTGTGGAGTACGACCGCTTCATCCCGTTCCGGTCGGCGATGGACATGGACTACGCACGCTTTGCCCTAACCGGGCCTTCGAGACCGCAGCGTGATGGTTCGAGGGAATCCCCATCGAGCGTGGCGTACCAAAAGCTTCTTGACGAGTGCATTTTGAAGAACAGGTCTCGTATCCTCGCTTTCAAGACTGCACCTGAAGCGTCGGCCAGCAAGCTGCCCGAGTTTGACGAGCCCATTCGGCGGCAGAAGAAGCAGCAGAGGCGAATCCCTAAAGAACCAGAGAGGGTTTTGGTAATCCACGGCTtgttggatgataatgttttgaatctcctcgactggggaagcaataatgtgttggcGATTGGCCTTGAGGATGCAGTGTATCTCTGGGACGCTGCAAACGAGTCGACTAAGCTTCTACAACCCGAAGAAGACAGAGGACCTATCACTTGCATCCGCTGGTCGCCAGACTGTGCAGTTCTTGCTGTCGCATTTGGCAATTCAGATTTATCCCTGATTGATCCAGCAACAGGACATGTCGTGGATGGGATGGAAGATGAGAACCAGGCCCCTGTGTTGTCACTTGCGTGGAGAAGTAATTCAATCTTGACAGTCGGAAGATTTGATGGCACTGTTGTTGATTATGACTTTAGAAAGGATGACATGTTCATCTGTTTCTATAATGGGCATCGGCGTGGagtttgtagtcttaaatggtccGTGTTGTCAGGGCGGTATTTGGCGAGTGGAGGGCAGGACAAACTAGTGCGCATATGGGATGCCTGCATGCCTGTCTCACGTGACCATCCACGTCAACGTCAATGGCTTCACAGGATCAGCAGCCACACTTCCATTGTGAAGGTCGTTGACTGGTGCCCAACTCAGAGCAACCtgctggcttctggtggaggTTGCAATGATCATTGCGTTAAGTTTTGGAACACCGTTAACGGTGCTTGCTTGAACTCGATTGATGCTGGCTCTGAAGTTTGTGCATTGCTATGGGACAAAAACAAATCTGAATTACTGACCTCCCATGGTTCGCCGAACAATCAACTCACCTTGTGGAATTACCCATCCATGACGAGAGTGGCTAAGGTTTCCGGTCATTCATCCCGGGTTCTTTCCTTGGCTGGGAGTCCACTGGGaggtgtagtagcttctgcagCAGCAGATGAGACAGTCAAGTTTTGGAATATCTTTGAGACTCCCAAAATAACAAAACCTGAACTGCCCTTTGCCCAATTTAATGTCATCATAAGATGA